In a single window of the Terriglobia bacterium genome:
- the alaS gene encoding alanine--tRNA ligase, translating into MMPTGSEIREKFLRFFESKGHKRAHSSSLLPANDPTLLFTNAGMNQFKDVFLGLEKRDYNKAASSQKCVRAGGKHNDLENVGFTKRHHTFFEMLGNFSFGSYFKAEAISYAWELVTASEWYGISRDNLYVTIFKGEQGIPRDDDAEKHWRAVGVPKERIFEMGMKDNFWQMGDTGPCGPCSEIHFDMGPAASDEGHPDCMFPCECGRYVEIWNLVFMQFDRDNTGTLNPLPRPSIDTGMGLERVASVLQGKISNYDTDLFMPLLAAAAKLTGVNLEKELAAEKGSRSAASLRVVADHARAVTFLISDGILPANEGRGYVLRKILRRGIRHGRLLGATKPFMHEMVKAVRDLMKDAYPELVEQADRVSKVVFEEERRFAHTLDAGLARLEADLKTLRKEKADSQKAALARDPLGEQGMSRAELAQHQYQSARELRYRGEDAFKLYDTFGLPFDFIMDTCRDAGISVDVEGFERAMQAQRERARASWKGGSKQTAAPVYRDLKKTEFEGYRATRSKGSEVLAVVKDGQGVKVLNPDEEGEIVLDHTPFYADSGGQVGDIGILYDESHSSIVAEVNGCYMPVQGVRAHKVKARQPIFVGMKVDPVVHVDVRESTMRNHTATHLLHAALRETLGPHVKQAGSLVDPGHLRFDFSHFAAVADEELQDIEDLMNKHVLRNTPVDTIENVPIDVAINEYKAMALFGEKYGERVRVVKIGDFSTELCGGTHTHATGEIGLIKIMSEGSVSSGVRRVEALSGEGSLKHFRLDHKLENLVSSLIPQTKSHSPAEALRGELDKKDAEIKKLQKELEQMRMKSAGSQVASVGEKARDIKGVKVVAQRVDNLDRGQMRTLVDNMRNKLGSGVVVLGSVQDGKVALIVGVTADLTSRVQAGKVIKQVAEKVGGSGGGRPDMAEAGGKDPAQLDAALNEAYAAVEGLLS; encoded by the coding sequence ATGATGCCGACCGGCTCTGAAATTCGCGAGAAATTCCTGCGCTTCTTTGAAAGCAAAGGGCACAAGCGCGCGCATTCGTCGTCATTGCTGCCTGCCAATGATCCCACGCTGCTCTTCACCAACGCGGGCATGAACCAGTTTAAGGACGTTTTTCTTGGCTTGGAAAAGCGCGACTACAACAAAGCCGCCAGCTCACAGAAGTGCGTCCGCGCAGGCGGCAAGCACAATGATCTGGAAAACGTGGGCTTTACCAAGCGCCACCACACTTTCTTTGAGATGCTCGGCAATTTCAGCTTTGGCAGTTACTTCAAGGCGGAAGCGATCTCTTACGCGTGGGAATTGGTGACCGCTTCTGAATGGTATGGCATTTCCCGCGACAATCTTTACGTGACCATCTTCAAGGGCGAGCAGGGTATTCCGCGTGATGACGACGCGGAAAAGCACTGGCGCGCCGTGGGCGTTCCTAAAGAGCGCATCTTTGAGATGGGCATGAAGGACAACTTCTGGCAAATGGGAGATACCGGTCCTTGCGGCCCGTGCAGTGAAATCCATTTCGATATGGGCCCCGCCGCTTCCGACGAAGGCCATCCTGATTGCATGTTCCCCTGCGAATGCGGCCGCTACGTGGAAATCTGGAACCTGGTTTTCATGCAGTTTGATCGTGACAACACCGGCACGCTCAACCCGCTGCCGCGCCCTTCCATCGATACCGGCATGGGACTGGAGCGCGTCGCGTCTGTCCTGCAAGGCAAGATTTCCAATTACGATACTGATCTCTTCATGCCTCTGCTGGCGGCTGCGGCAAAGCTCACGGGAGTCAATCTGGAAAAGGAACTGGCGGCGGAAAAAGGTTCGCGCTCAGCGGCCAGCCTGCGTGTTGTCGCCGATCATGCACGCGCTGTCACATTCCTGATTTCAGATGGAATCCTGCCCGCGAATGAAGGCCGCGGTTACGTGCTGCGCAAAATTCTGCGTCGCGGCATACGCCACGGACGCCTGCTCGGCGCCACCAAGCCGTTCATGCATGAAATGGTAAAGGCCGTCCGCGACCTGATGAAGGACGCTTACCCTGAGCTGGTGGAGCAGGCAGATCGCGTTTCCAAAGTTGTCTTTGAAGAAGAGCGCCGATTCGCGCACACCCTTGATGCCGGGCTGGCGCGGCTTGAGGCCGATCTCAAGACATTGCGCAAGGAAAAAGCGGACAGCCAGAAGGCCGCGCTCGCACGCGATCCTCTGGGCGAGCAAGGCATGTCGCGCGCGGAACTGGCGCAGCACCAGTACCAGAGCGCACGTGAGCTGCGTTATCGCGGTGAAGATGCGTTCAAGCTGTATGACACTTTTGGACTACCCTTTGATTTCATCATGGACACCTGCCGCGATGCGGGCATCAGCGTGGACGTGGAAGGTTTTGAGCGCGCGATGCAGGCGCAACGCGAGCGCGCCCGCGCGTCCTGGAAAGGCGGCTCCAAGCAGACCGCCGCGCCTGTCTATCGCGACCTGAAGAAGACCGAGTTTGAAGGCTATCGCGCCACGCGGTCAAAAGGCAGTGAGGTGCTTGCTGTCGTAAAGGACGGCCAAGGCGTCAAGGTGCTCAACCCGGACGAAGAAGGCGAGATCGTTCTGGACCATACGCCGTTCTATGCCGATTCCGGCGGGCAGGTGGGTGACATCGGAATCCTTTACGACGAATCGCATTCAAGCATCGTTGCTGAAGTGAATGGCTGCTATATGCCGGTACAGGGCGTGCGCGCGCACAAGGTCAAGGCGCGGCAGCCAATTTTCGTCGGCATGAAAGTTGATCCCGTGGTCCACGTGGACGTGCGCGAATCGACCATGCGCAACCACACCGCAACGCATCTGCTGCATGCCGCGCTGCGGGAAACGCTGGGCCCACACGTAAAGCAGGCCGGATCGCTGGTTGATCCTGGCCATCTGCGTTTTGATTTTTCGCACTTCGCCGCCGTGGCCGATGAAGAACTTCAGGACATTGAAGACCTGATGAACAAACACGTCCTGCGCAACACGCCCGTGGATACGATTGAGAATGTCCCGATCGACGTGGCCATCAACGAATACAAGGCCATGGCGCTGTTCGGAGAAAAATATGGCGAGCGCGTCCGCGTGGTGAAGATCGGCGATTTTTCCACCGAACTCTGCGGCGGCACGCACACGCACGCCACCGGCGAAATTGGCCTGATCAAGATCATGAGTGAAGGCAGCGTTTCTTCCGGCGTGCGACGCGTTGAAGCTCTCAGCGGTGAAGGCTCTCTCAAGCACTTTCGCTTGGATCACAAGCTGGAAAACCTTGTGTCTTCTCTGATCCCACAGACCAAGTCTCACTCGCCGGCAGAAGCTCTGCGCGGTGAACTCGACAAAAAAGATGCCGAGATCAAGAAGCTGCAAAAAGAGCTGGAACAGATGCGCATGAAGTCGGCAGGCTCGCAGGTAGCATCTGTCGGCGAAAAGGCGCGCGATATCAAAGGCGTAAAAGTCGTGGCGCAGCGCGTGGATAATCTTGATCGCGGCCAGATGCGCACGCTGGTCGATAACATGCGCAACAAGCTGGGCTCCGGCGTTGTGGTGCTCGGCTCGGTACAAGACGGCAAAGTTGCGCTGATCGTCGGCGTCACCGCCGATTTGACTTCACGCGTGCAGGCCGGAAAAGTGATTAAGCAGGTCGCGGAAAAAGTCGGCGGCTCCGGCGGCGGACGCCCAGACATGGCGGAAGCCGGCGGCAAAGATCCCGCCCAGCTTGATGCTGCGTTGAATGAAGCTTACGCTGCGGTGGAAGGATTGCTTTCCTGA
- a CDS encoding zinc ribbon domain-containing protein encodes MALIQFTRNHTDHSTDKGFQFEFFCDRCGNGFMSEYKASATGMAASALHAAGSFFGGVLGQASSSSYEIERAVRGPAHDSAFRNAIEEAKPNFRQCPKCTHWVCQASCWNAKRSLCYDCAPDIDTELASAQVQTTVDQMKQKLQQQDMTKGMDLATEAVALCPACGARTQGAKFCPECGKALRPKNECGKCGTKFEAGTKFCPECGNKIV; translated from the coding sequence ATGGCGCTTATCCAGTTCACAAGAAATCACACTGACCACTCCACGGACAAAGGTTTTCAGTTTGAGTTTTTCTGCGATCGCTGCGGCAACGGATTTATGAGCGAGTATAAGGCGTCGGCTACGGGGATGGCGGCCAGCGCGCTGCACGCGGCGGGAAGTTTTTTCGGCGGCGTCCTGGGACAAGCCAGTTCATCGAGCTACGAAATTGAGCGCGCGGTGAGAGGACCGGCGCACGACTCAGCATTTCGCAACGCAATCGAAGAGGCGAAGCCGAATTTCCGGCAATGTCCCAAGTGCACACACTGGGTTTGTCAGGCTTCATGCTGGAACGCGAAGCGCTCACTCTGCTATGACTGTGCGCCGGATATTGATACGGAATTGGCGTCGGCGCAGGTGCAGACCACCGTCGATCAGATGAAGCAGAAGCTGCAACAGCAAGACATGACCAAGGGCATGGACCTGGCGACGGAAGCCGTGGCGCTGTGTCCCGCCTGCGGGGCGCGCACGCAGGGAGCAAAGTTCTGTCCGGAGTGCGGCAAGGCTCTGCGGCCAAAGAACGAATGCGGCAAGTGCGGAACAAAGTTTGAAGCCGGCACAAAGTTCTGTCCGGAGTGCGGGAACAAGATTGTGTGA
- a CDS encoding cytochrome c, producing the protein MGMMPVATASAPLPMEEKIAKMALRARMAKDPVQQSPVPADEPNLTQGAHVYVENCAFCHGFAGEKASFAAKGMFPLPPQLLSGDDMVTDDPPGKIYWKVENGIRLTGMPGFKDMLTPTQMWQVSQLLQHADKLPEPTKAALAKPAALPLAPPSPALNANPAAMQGKKPEKIGGKK; encoded by the coding sequence ATGGGCATGATGCCGGTGGCCACGGCCTCTGCGCCCTTGCCGATGGAAGAGAAGATCGCCAAGATGGCGTTGCGCGCGCGAATGGCGAAAGACCCGGTGCAGCAATCGCCGGTGCCGGCAGACGAGCCTAACCTGACGCAGGGCGCGCATGTTTATGTTGAGAATTGCGCCTTCTGCCATGGTTTTGCCGGCGAGAAAGCCAGCTTCGCGGCCAAAGGCATGTTCCCCCTGCCGCCACAGCTCCTATCCGGCGACGACATGGTCACCGACGATCCGCCGGGCAAAATCTACTGGAAAGTGGAAAACGGAATTCGCCTGACCGGAATGCCCGGCTTTAAGGACATGCTCACGCCCACGCAAATGTGGCAGGTATCGCAACTGCTGCAGCATGCTGACAAGTTGCCTGAACCGACGAAAGCAGCGCTGGCAAAACCTGCTGCTCTGCCGCTTGCACCTCCTAGCCCGGCATTAAACGCAAACCCTGCTGCTATGCAGGGCAAGAAGCCAGAAAAAATAGGTGGCAAGAAGTAG